The DNA segment GCAATCCTATAGGCCGTTTTGGCTTCGTCCTTGATCTGATCCAGAATAGCAGCCGACCTGTCCTTGTGGTGTTTCAAGAGTTCGTCGATCCGTTGGGGAAGATCGGTGAACACATCCTCATGACCGGGCAAGACCAGTTCCACCTCCAGGCCGCGCATAGACTTCAGCGACCGGAGATAGTCGCCAAGAGGATTGCCGGGTGACTGAACGTGGAGGCTGATATTGGGAGAAGTCTGCGGCAGAATATGGTCGCCCGAAAACAGGAGTTTCTTCGACCGTTCATAGAAACAGACATGGCCCTCAGAATGCCCTGGCGTCAAAATCACTTCCAGCTTGAAAAGGCCCGTATCGATGACTTCTCCCCCGGCAATCGTCCTTTCCGGAACCGTCAGCACCACAAATCGCTTGACGGGGATCGAGGCTTTCTGGAGCCGGGGAGACTCACTTTCAGGGACTCCGTGGCGACGAAGCCACTGCCCCATCTGCTCCAGAAGGAGGTCTTCCGATACGTATCTCGATTCGATGAAAGCCTTCTCCGCCTGATGGATGGCGATCTTGGCGCCGGAAAGCTCTTTGTATTTTCCCGCCAGGCCAAAGTGATCGGGATGAACGTGGGTAATCAGGATCAGGCGGATATCCTTGAAACCGAGGCCTGTATCCTTGAGCTGTCTCTCGAAAGCCTCAAACGACCCTCGCGCATTCCATCCGGTATCGATGAGCGTCCACCCGTCAGTGCCTGCGA comes from the Dehalococcoidia bacterium genome and includes:
- a CDS encoding MBL fold metallo-hydrolase; this translates as MEIVSGVHQIKVPLQIPNSPLGFVNTYLVAGTDGWTLIDTGWNARGSFEAFERQLKDTGLGFKDIRLILITHVHPDHFGLAGKYKELSGAKIAIHQAEKAFIESRYVSEDLLLEQMGQWLRRHGVPESESPRLQKASIPVKRFVVLTVPERTIAGGEVIDTGLFKLEVILTPGHSEGHVCFYERSKKLLFSGDHILPQTSPNISLHVQSPGNPLGDYLRSLKSMRGLEVELVLPGHEDVFTDLPQRIDELLKHHKDRSAAILDQIKDEAKTAYRIAQKVPWGLDRGGIAWEDMPNVDRRLAVTEALAHLEALVIEKKVRTFVRDGHAFYARV